GGCACCTGGCGGTTCGAGGACGTGCTCGACTCGGCCGGCCCTCGACCGGAGCAGCAGCGCCCGACGCGCGTCGTCGTGACGCTCCGTCTCGACGGCGACACGGCGACGTTCGACTTCACCGGGACCGACGCGCAGCGCCCCGGCAACGTCAACGCGGTCGAGGCGGTGACGGTCAGCGCCGTCGCCTACGCGCTGCGCGTCGCGACCGACCCGAGCCTGCCGGCCAACGGCGGGACGACCCGGCCGCTCCGCGTCATCGCCCCACCCGGGTCCGTGGTCGCGGCCCAGCCCCCGGTGGCGGTCGGCGCCGGCAACGTCGAGGTGAGCCAGCGCGTGGCCGACGTGTGCCTCGGCGCGCTGGCTGGGGCGGCACCGGCGCGCATCGGCGCCGCCGGTCAGGGAACCATGAACAACGTGCTGCTCGGCGGCTCGGGCTGGGTGTACTACGAGACCATCGGCGGCGGGCAGGGGGCACGGCCGTGGGCCGACGGGATGAGCGGCGTGCACACCGCCATGACGAACACCCGGGACACGCCCGTCGAGGCCCTCGAGCGGTCCCTGCCGCTGCGCGTTCGCCGCTACGCGCTGCGCCGGGGGACCGGCGGCGGTGGCGCGCACCGGGGCGGCGACGGCATCGAGCGCGAGCTCGAGATGCTCGAGGACACGACCGCGTCGCTCGTCACCGAGCGACGAACCAGCGCCCCGTGGGGCCTCGCCGGCGGCGCGCCCGGCGCGGTGGGGGAGAACTGGCTGCTGCCGGGCGGCGACGACCGCCGCGCCCGAGCGCTGCCCGACAAGGTGACGGTGGCCCTGAGCGAGGGTGACGTGCTGCGGATCCGCACCCCGGGCGGCGGCGGCTACGGCG
This DNA window, taken from Acidimicrobiia bacterium, encodes the following:
- a CDS encoding hydantoinase B/oxoprolinase family protein gives rise to the protein MTLDPAALQVLVARLTGVAEEMGTVLRRAASSPNIKERADCSAALFTAVGELLVQAEHIPVHLGSMPAAVRAAVAAAGPEVDPDAQWVLNDPFAGGTHLNDVTLVAPVHVDGALVGWAANRAHHADLGGIAPGSMPPDALEIYQEGLRVPPVRLTDDTAELIVASSRAPEERRGDLAAQRGANALGVARLGAIVAGLGATAPLAEILDYGERRMRAALEALPDGTWRFEDVLDSAGPRPEQQRPTRVVVTLRLDGDTATFDFTGTDAQRPGNVNAVEAVTVSAVAYALRVATDPSLPANGGTTRPLRVIAPPGSVVAAQPPVAVGAGNVEVSQRVADVCLGALAGAAPARIGAAGQGTMNNVLLGGSGWVYYETIGGGQGARPWADGMSGVHTAMTNTRDTPVEALERSLPLRVRRYALRRGTGGGGAHRGGDGIERELEMLEDTTASLVTERRTSAPWGLAGGAPGAVGENWLLPGGDDRRARALPDKVTVALSEGDVLRIRTPGGGGYGAP